A window of the Miscanthus floridulus cultivar M001 chromosome 14, ASM1932011v1, whole genome shotgun sequence genome harbors these coding sequences:
- the LOC136505204 gene encoding uncharacterized protein isoform X1 has product MDLNAVVAACYALPVLVSVLTVRFFYVLWYSGQPASRPRTTGLRCLIVLGSGGHTAEKMNIVTTLQKDRFAPRYYVAALTDNMSLQKAQVYEQSLIQSDGMKTVENTHFMQIYRSREVGQSYITSIATTLLATLHAMWLVIRIRPQVLYILQWSRDMLSSMHLSFPSEGSPHSLASVIKKNSLHLCLLT; this is encoded by the exons ATGGATCTCAACGCCGTGGTGGCTGCCTGCTATGCCCTTCCGGTACTCGTCTCTGTGCTCACAGTCCGCTTCTTCTACGTGCTGTGGTACAGTGGCCAACCAGCATCAAGGCCACGCACCACCGGATTGCGTTGTCTCATCGTCCTTGGCTCCG GAGGGCATACTGCAGAAAAGATGAATATTGTAACAACACTTCAGAAAGATAGGTTCGCACCAAGATACTATGTGGCCGCACTTACTGACAACATGAGTCTTCAAAAGGCACAGGTCTATGAACAATCACTTATTCAG AGTGATGGAATGAAGACTGTCGAGAATACTCATTTCATGCAGATATATCGTAGTCGTGAAGTAGGCCAGTCTTATATTACATCCATCGCAACAACATTGCTAGCCACATTGCATGCTATGTGGCTAGTAATAAGAATCAGACCACAAGTGTTGT ATATTTTGCAATGGTCCAGGGACATGCTTTCCTCTATGCATCTCAGCTTTCCTTCTGAAGGTAGCCCTCACAGCCTAGCTTCAGTTATTAAAAAGAACAGCCTACATCTATGCTTGCTTACTTGA
- the LOC136505204 gene encoding uncharacterized protein isoform X3, with protein sequence MDLNAVVAACYALPVLVSVLTVRFFYVLWYSGQPASRPRTTGLRCLIVLGSGGHTAEKMNIVTTLQKDRFAPRYYVAALTDNMSLQKAQVYEQSLIQSDGMKTVENTHFMQIYRSREVGQSYITSIATTLLATLHAMWLVIRIRPQVLYILQWSRDMLSSMHLSFPSEVAPAAA encoded by the exons ATGGATCTCAACGCCGTGGTGGCTGCCTGCTATGCCCTTCCGGTACTCGTCTCTGTGCTCACAGTCCGCTTCTTCTACGTGCTGTGGTACAGTGGCCAACCAGCATCAAGGCCACGCACCACCGGATTGCGTTGTCTCATCGTCCTTGGCTCCG GAGGGCATACTGCAGAAAAGATGAATATTGTAACAACACTTCAGAAAGATAGGTTCGCACCAAGATACTATGTGGCCGCACTTACTGACAACATGAGTCTTCAAAAGGCACAGGTCTATGAACAATCACTTATTCAG AGTGATGGAATGAAGACTGTCGAGAATACTCATTTCATGCAGATATATCGTAGTCGTGAAGTAGGCCAGTCTTATATTACATCCATCGCAACAACATTGCTAGCCACATTGCATGCTATGTGGCTAGTAATAAGAATCAGACCACAAGTGTTGT ATATTTTGCAATGGTCCAGGGACATGCTTTCCTCTATGCATCTCAGCTTTCCTTCTGAAG TGGCCCCAGCTGCAGCATGA
- the LOC136505204 gene encoding uncharacterized protein isoform X2 — MDLNAVVAACYALPVLVSVLTVRFFYVLWYSGQPASRPRTTGLRCLIVLGSGGHTAEKMNIVTTLQKDRFAPRYYVAALTDNMSLQKAQVYEQSLIQSDGMKTVENTHFMQIYRSREVGQSYITSIATTLLATLHAMWLVIRIRPQVLYILQWSRDMLSSMHLSFPSEGMVLHFLH; from the exons ATGGATCTCAACGCCGTGGTGGCTGCCTGCTATGCCCTTCCGGTACTCGTCTCTGTGCTCACAGTCCGCTTCTTCTACGTGCTGTGGTACAGTGGCCAACCAGCATCAAGGCCACGCACCACCGGATTGCGTTGTCTCATCGTCCTTGGCTCCG GAGGGCATACTGCAGAAAAGATGAATATTGTAACAACACTTCAGAAAGATAGGTTCGCACCAAGATACTATGTGGCCGCACTTACTGACAACATGAGTCTTCAAAAGGCACAGGTCTATGAACAATCACTTATTCAG AGTGATGGAATGAAGACTGTCGAGAATACTCATTTCATGCAGATATATCGTAGTCGTGAAGTAGGCCAGTCTTATATTACATCCATCGCAACAACATTGCTAGCCACATTGCATGCTATGTGGCTAGTAATAAGAATCAGACCACAAGTGTTGT ATATTTTGCAATGGTCCAGGGACATGCTTTCCTCTATGCATCTCAGCTTTCCTTCTGAAG ggatGGTCCTCCATTTTCTACATTGA